In a genomic window of Algoriphagus halophilus:
- a CDS encoding T9SS type B sorting domain-containing protein, with protein sequence MKSNPNSIRIKYIFTFSLLFALFAIESKVLSQGFNENEWIFGSCETGESNYLSFGKGNTPTVQTLPNTVLLGKNNSAIAIDPITGQPLFQTNGELVYDFSQSPIEGSAPGLNGNIDGTQQVATGFLEYDPEGNKLFYIFYISLSGELQYSLVDMNAPGQATGNERPLGEVVSKDNSMGNASGAILVVKTSSSPSYLISFDGGNLVSQRLEDGEGNFSTTDNQSLPFTPERIIFNEDSGQLILIPETSSDPIQVLDFDTGSGSFSNPTPISSIPGSGNYGGADFSPDGSFIYYSLGNQLVRVPSNDLSATPEIIPLTNPVNSIYDVKVGPDGSLYYIYEETVGGPQLIGQVENPDEPDLTLLTLDEDPFMGADFCGRIFPVFAPNADISPSVDFTWDPEMPCSNNPVQLTSTITPENYNPATYTWEFSPPLTDSDGNPIEADYNQEHFLIPADAAQGTDITVTLTVEYEDGETQSSTHSIPLTENNLEANFNPSDTTICNTCIDIGPLLQAQAAGQDGEAPDTGGGSNYEYFWSNYRDEGWGTRQENEVCQPGLYWALVREPGSSCYAYAEIRVKIWDLDDQSNNIWYFGDGAGLDFNPDPDDPDAPTPRPIESRHPQDIPAGTTTISDQTGQVLFYTDGASVWDLNGDLMENGDSIGGDNSASQSVLAVPVPEEQTLFYLFTTQQSANGSNQVSYSLVDIKAENESGIGNVVSKDNFLFSPSTEHTAALNAGDTTWMMFHELGNNTFRAYPVSSLGIGPPVLSSVGSNHGFNSGVGAMKFNSDGDKVAVTISEGGCNKLEIFDFDADTGEMTEYARIDLGCDGDVYGLEFSEDGDRVLVSYRNGGPGIEEFNIKPVENDDPDAAVCPTCFENATTRAEIEACILSTKNGVSQTSGLDLGALQIGPNGQVYVAVVGDNRIGQINVGSGCNSSSTFTMDGVEPMPGTSNLGLPSFVQNSGSSIPEPSLSGPPRICLDPDEGGGAMFEGAGEPDIDSYFYTITDENGVVVLDNFGGPGEEFQSYEHNFTEPGLYTVDLRVDRCGDPTYYEASLEVQVDAPPVLTLEDDMTLCSGAPVTLTAIDGYDPAEGLYDFQWTNAAGQVFGDENSNEITVDEESIYTVTVSYRLPDGLSDDEALLYETCPSTAEVFVGPAFEFELTQTSEEVCYEETTVIFAPDTPITGEWFYTLDGDPSRTSLGSFFELELFIPNLPGPGQYEIIFVTQDPILEGCTVEKKVDLIVNELPLFIANQTNPATDCNTADGSFEITMQSDAESITILETGEVFNNVSPGNSIPVVDLFPGVYTIEAQNSFGCMYTATVTVVNSNPPLDFEYIVTPTDELCSSTGVENGVLTIDFTSSPQSGSYVITRQGDGQEFTGTFTNTNQVLVNVPYGEYAVEVFDANNCSIPDDTLYPIEQKLQVVFSVPTDFTACESLTFTPDAPDSLSYTLTSSTGTIISPNSDGSFTIDSSDTFTMLGEDPNGINCPREIEMVANITQPIDFEVSEPIIDCQVGTVYEAILNNADPADVIFLWKDEGGIIVGRSQSFAPNREGNYTLEVQPISGGLCPVDKKSFEVELVDQNLEVELDVVPFCVDQISTTITIVADLSTVAEIEWYSVQGATRTRIPAFDNLPIIEVSQEGTYEALLRNSSGCDLGRASGVVVKSTIIPPVLPDSITICAAEGVTESIAPGDYDNYSWVLDGEEVSQDSLFTPTLPGIYTLTVSDDVGCEYIATMEVIEDCSLKISFPNGVVLDDPNRSFILYANEYIDYVEVYIYNRWGELIFYCEHENLEPGQPFCPWDGQLNGKFVPNGTYAVVVKLTSEDQNITQKITKAITVIQ encoded by the coding sequence TATGGGGAATGCCTCAGGAGCTATCCTTGTTGTAAAAACTTCCTCTTCTCCATCTTATTTAATCAGTTTTGACGGAGGAAACTTGGTTTCCCAAAGATTAGAGGATGGGGAGGGGAATTTCAGTACTACGGATAATCAAAGCTTACCATTCACACCAGAAAGGATTATTTTCAATGAAGATTCTGGTCAATTGATATTAATCCCTGAGACGAGCTCTGATCCAATCCAAGTTCTAGATTTCGATACAGGAAGCGGAAGCTTTAGCAATCCAACTCCAATTTCATCGATTCCAGGCTCTGGAAATTATGGAGGAGCAGATTTTTCTCCTGACGGAAGCTTTATTTATTATTCTCTTGGAAATCAATTAGTAAGAGTTCCATCAAATGACCTTTCTGCTACCCCAGAAATTATTCCACTTACAAATCCTGTAAACTCGATTTATGATGTAAAAGTAGGTCCTGATGGAAGCCTTTATTACATCTATGAGGAAACTGTTGGAGGTCCACAATTAATCGGTCAAGTTGAAAATCCAGATGAACCAGATCTTACCTTATTGACATTAGATGAAGATCCATTTATGGGTGCGGATTTTTGCGGAAGAATATTCCCAGTTTTTGCCCCAAACGCAGATATTTCACCTTCAGTAGATTTCACATGGGACCCTGAAATGCCCTGTTCCAATAATCCTGTTCAGCTAACCAGCACGATTACTCCAGAAAACTACAATCCTGCGACTTATACCTGGGAATTTTCTCCTCCATTGACTGATTCGGACGGTAATCCAATAGAGGCTGATTACAATCAGGAACATTTTTTAATTCCTGCTGACGCTGCTCAAGGCACTGACATTACTGTGACGCTGACAGTTGAGTATGAGGACGGAGAAACTCAATCCTCTACGCATTCCATTCCTTTGACCGAAAACAACCTAGAGGCAAACTTTAATCCATCTGATACTACGATCTGTAATACCTGTATTGACATTGGACCACTTTTGCAAGCCCAAGCTGCAGGTCAAGATGGAGAAGCTCCAGATACAGGAGGTGGTTCCAATTATGAATATTTCTGGTCCAATTATCGGGATGAAGGCTGGGGAACGAGACAGGAAAATGAAGTATGTCAACCAGGATTATATTGGGCTTTGGTAAGAGAACCAGGTTCTTCTTGTTATGCTTATGCAGAAATCCGAGTAAAAATCTGGGATTTAGATGACCAAAGTAACAACATCTGGTATTTTGGAGATGGAGCAGGGTTAGATTTTAACCCAGATCCTGATGATCCTGATGCCCCCACTCCTAGACCTATTGAAAGTCGACACCCTCAGGATATTCCTGCAGGAACTACAACTATATCCGATCAAACAGGTCAAGTCCTATTTTATACCGATGGAGCATCTGTATGGGATCTCAATGGGGACTTGATGGAAAATGGGGATTCTATTGGAGGAGACAATTCTGCAAGCCAATCTGTGCTGGCGGTTCCTGTCCCTGAAGAACAAACTCTGTTCTATTTATTTACTACTCAACAGTCTGCTAATGGTTCCAATCAAGTGAGCTATTCTTTAGTGGATATCAAGGCAGAAAATGAATCAGGAATCGGGAATGTGGTATCCAAAGACAACTTCCTATTTAGCCCGTCTACAGAACATACTGCTGCCTTAAATGCAGGGGATACCACTTGGATGATGTTCCATGAATTGGGCAATAATACCTTTAGAGCCTACCCTGTTTCCTCATTGGGGATTGGGCCGCCTGTCCTAAGCTCTGTGGGAAGTAATCATGGATTTAATTCTGGGGTAGGAGCAATGAAGTTCAACTCAGATGGAGACAAAGTAGCAGTCACCATTTCTGAGGGAGGATGTAACAAACTTGAAATCTTCGACTTTGATGCGGATACCGGAGAAATGACTGAATATGCCAGAATTGATCTTGGATGTGACGGAGATGTTTATGGACTGGAGTTTTCCGAAGATGGCGATCGAGTCTTGGTCTCTTACAGAAATGGAGGACCCGGGATCGAGGAATTCAATATCAAACCTGTGGAAAATGACGATCCAGATGCCGCAGTATGTCCTACATGTTTTGAAAATGCTACCACCAGAGCTGAAATTGAAGCCTGTATTTTAAGTACCAAAAACGGGGTTAGCCAAACTTCTGGACTTGATCTCGGTGCACTTCAAATCGGTCCAAATGGACAAGTTTATGTAGCAGTAGTAGGCGATAATCGAATTGGTCAGATCAATGTAGGTTCAGGTTGTAATTCCTCCAGCACATTTACTATGGATGGTGTAGAACCTATGCCTGGTACTTCAAATTTAGGTCTTCCTTCATTTGTACAAAACTCAGGAAGTTCTATCCCTGAACCATCCCTATCTGGTCCACCAAGAATTTGTTTGGATCCTGACGAAGGTGGTGGAGCGATGTTTGAAGGCGCCGGAGAACCTGATATAGACAGCTATTTTTATACGATTACCGATGAAAATGGAGTAGTCGTATTAGATAATTTTGGAGGTCCTGGAGAGGAGTTCCAGAGCTACGAACATAATTTTACAGAGCCAGGGTTATATACTGTTGATTTACGTGTGGACCGATGCGGAGACCCTACCTATTATGAAGCCAGTTTAGAAGTTCAGGTTGATGCCCCACCTGTTTTGACTTTGGAGGATGATATGACCTTATGTTCCGGAGCCCCTGTCACCCTAACTGCGATTGACGGATATGATCCAGCAGAAGGTTTGTATGATTTCCAATGGACCAATGCAGCAGGTCAGGTATTTGGCGATGAGAACTCCAATGAAATTACTGTTGACGAGGAAAGCATCTACACTGTAACTGTAAGCTACAGATTGCCTGATGGACTTTCAGATGATGAAGCCTTACTCTATGAAACATGTCCATCTACCGCAGAAGTTTTTGTGGGTCCTGCCTTTGAATTTGAATTAACTCAAACTTCAGAGGAGGTATGTTATGAGGAGACCACAGTCATCTTTGCGCCAGACACTCCGATCACCGGAGAATGGTTCTATACGTTGGACGGAGACCCTAGCAGGACTTCTTTAGGAAGTTTCTTTGAGTTGGAGTTATTCATCCCTAACCTTCCTGGCCCAGGTCAATATGAAATTATTTTTGTAACCCAAGACCCAATTTTGGAAGGCTGTACCGTAGAGAAGAAAGTGGATCTAATTGTAAATGAATTACCTCTATTTATTGCCAACCAGACAAATCCTGCTACAGACTGTAACACAGCAGATGGGTCATTTGAAATCACGATGCAAAGTGATGCTGAATCAATTACTATTTTAGAGACTGGCGAGGTATTTAACAATGTATCACCAGGCAATTCAATTCCCGTCGTTGACCTTTTCCCGGGTGTTTATACGATTGAAGCCCAAAATAGCTTTGGGTGTATGTATACAGCAACAGTAACAGTCGTGAATAGCAATCCTCCTTTGGATTTTGAATATATCGTCACACCAACTGATGAACTATGTAGCAGTACTGGAGTGGAAAATGGGGTCCTGACAATTGACTTCACAAGCTCCCCACAAAGCGGAAGTTATGTAATTACCAGACAAGGTGATGGGCAGGAGTTTACAGGGACATTCACCAACACCAATCAAGTTTTGGTGAATGTCCCTTATGGGGAATATGCCGTCGAAGTTTTTGACGCTAATAACTGTTCCATACCGGATGATACGCTATATCCGATCGAGCAAAAATTGCAGGTGGTATTCTCAGTCCCCACTGATTTCACAGCTTGTGAAAGCCTCACCTTTACCCCTGATGCTCCAGATTCATTAAGCTATACCTTGACCTCCAGTACTGGGACCATCATATCGCCTAATTCGGATGGAAGTTTTACCATTGACTCAAGCGACACTTTTACCATGCTGGGAGAGGATCCAAATGGCATTAATTGTCCAAGAGAAATAGAAATGGTTGCCAATATTACCCAGCCTATCGATTTTGAGGTGAGTGAGCCAATTATCGATTGTCAAGTCGGTACTGTATATGAAGCCATTCTGAATAATGCAGACCCTGCCGATGTGATATTCCTTTGGAAAGATGAAGGGGGAATAATTGTAGGAAGATCTCAAAGTTTTGCTCCTAATAGAGAAGGGAATTACACCCTGGAAGTACAGCCTATTTCCGGAGGACTTTGTCCAGTGGACAAGAAGTCTTTCGAGGTGGAATTGGTGGATCAAAATCTTGAAGTGGAATTGGATGTGGTGCCATTTTGCGTCGATCAAATCAGTACTACCATCACAATAGTAGCCGATTTGAGTACAGTTGCGGAAATTGAATGGTATTCTGTACAGGGGGCAACTAGAACCAGGATTCCAGCCTTTGATAATCTTCCGATTATTGAAGTTTCACAGGAAGGAACCTATGAGGCTTTATTGAGAAATTCATCCGGCTGCGATTTGGGAAGAGCTTCAGGAGTTGTCGTAAAATCCACGATTATCCCTCCTGTATTACCAGATTCTATCACGATTTGTGCTGCCGAAGGTGTCACAGAAAGTATTGCCCCTGGAGACTACGACAATTATTCATGGGTATTAGATGGCGAGGAAGTATCTCAAGATTCTTTATTTACACCTACTTTACCTGGTATTTATACTTTAACAGTATCTGACGATGTGGGCTGCGAATACATAGCCACTATGGAGGTTATCGAAGACTGCTCTCTAAAGATCTCTTTTCCTAATGGAGTCGTTTTAGACGACCCTAATAGAAGCTTTATTCTTTATGCAAATGAGTACATTGACTATGTCGAGGTTTACATTTATAATAGATGGGGTGAATTAATTTTCTATTGTGAACACGAAAATTTAGAGCCTGGCCAGCCATTTTGCCCTTGGGATGGGCAATTAAACGGAAAATTTGTTCCAAATGGAACATATGCGGTCGTTGTGAAGTTGACAAGTGAAGACCAAAACATTACCCAAAAAATCACCAAAGCAATTACAGTCATTCAATAA